The nucleotide sequence GATGGGAGCGCATCGTCTCCCGCAAAGGGGATTGCATCGCACTTCTTGGATTCCCCGAAAACCAGCAACTGAGTTTTCGTGAGCTGGATGCATTGTCACGGGAACAGGCAGCTTTGCTTTGCCAGAACTTGAAGGATCCGGCCTCCAGCATCGTCGCCATTCAGATGGAATCCCGGATCGACTGGATGATCTCCTTCCTTGCGGTTCTACGAGCTGGAGCGATGGTGTTGCCGATCGATGCGACCAGCACTGCATCGGAATGTGAGCGCATTCTCTCACACATGCGCTGCAATGCCTGGTTCTCCCGCAGCGGACTGCAGCACTTGCGAGATGATACCCACCCACAGCTCAAGCGACAGGGGGTCCATCTGTTCAAGGTCACCTCTGGCAGCACTTCGACACCGAAGGTCATTCCCTTCATGCAAGAGCAGATGATGGCCGATGCGAGCAACATTCTCGAAACCATGGATATTCGTGCATCCGACATCCAGTTCGCCACGATTCCGCTCGGCCACTCCTACGGACTCGGCAGTCTGGTTTTCCCTTTTGTGATGCAGGGCATTGCACTGGTCTTCAATTCCATCCCGCTGCCCGGCATCATCGCCCGGGAACTCGATCTCTCCAGAGCGACGGTGATGCCGACGATTCCCGGTATTCTACAGGCTCTCGCCCGTTCTGACAGTTGCCAGCTTCCTTCCACCCTGCGACTCGTGGTTTCGGCAGCCAGTCCCCTCTCAGTTGAAGTGGCACTTGCCTTTGAATCGCGCTTTGGGTTGCGCATCCACAATTTCTACGGTTCGAGTGAAACAGGAGGCATCGCCTATGACTCCACGGGGAACATGCTGGTGTGCTCCGGTGCGGTTGGAGCACCGTTGCGCAATGTGACAGTCGAGATCAGCAAGCGCGGGAGGATTCGAGTGCGAAGTGATGCCGTTTTCACAATCGGAAACCGAAACAGGGAGAAGGGGCAGGGTGTGCAACTTCTGCCTGACTACGGGTCGCTCGAGTCCGGCATGCTCCGCCTGCTGGGGCGCAGCAATCGCACCGTGAAGCACCACGGCAAGCGTCTGGATCTCGCCCAGATCGAACGCATTTTACTCGAACACGATGCCGTGAATGAAGCTTTTGTTGCTTATGATGAGAAACGTCACCGCGTGGTGGCTGCCGTGGTGGGAACGGTTTCATGGGAGTCCTTGTGCCAGTTTGTCGAAACACAGCTTGCCATCTGGAAGCGCCCCAAAGTCATTTGGATCACCACCAACCTGCCACTGACAGCCCGCGGCAAACCGGATCGTAGCGCAATTCTGCAGGGGATTGCATCCGAGGGAAAAAAACTGCAATACTGAACCCTTCGCAAACCGGGAATTTCACGCCTTGTTTTGGTCGTTTCTCAATATTCTCACCAGCCTGATTATCCGTCCATTGGAACCCTTTGATACAGACACTAGCACGAGCACCGCAGTGATACACTACGGTGCTGACTCATCCCGTGTTCACTTTCATGGGAACAGACTCGAAGTGCACCTAAGCGTGCCCATACTCCAAGGTTCGCCCACACATGAATGGATGCGTTCGCCCCGTTTTAGGGGTGAAATCCAGGGACCGTGGCACTTTTTGAAAGACGAACGCACGTTGATCGGTGCAGCCTGCATGGAGCTTGAATCCACTCCAGAGGCTACTGCAAACAAGCTGTATGATGGACTGCTGCAAGCACTGGGTACATACCATCTGCTGCGCATCTGGAACTATATTCCACAGATCAACAAGATTGGGAATTCGGGCATGGAAAATTACCGGAGTTTCTGTATGGGGCGTTCGCACCAATTCACCCGGCATCATCTTCCCATGTGTTCGGCGTCTGCCGTCGGGGTATCCGGCAGTGCGATTGTGATCTACTTCCTCGCTACGCGCGAGCCTGTACGCCACTTCGAAAATCCCGATCAGGTCCCCGCGTATCAGTATCCCACACGCTATGGGCCGCGATCCCCTTCCTTTTCCCGAGCGAGCACCGTCGAGAGGGACGGAAAATCCGCCATCTATATTTCGGGAACAGCATCCATCAAGGGGCACGAGAGTCTGCACATTGGAAACCTCGACCTACAGCTCGCGACAACGCTCGACAACATCGCGATCATGAAGAACCGCACAGGTGCCAACTCCACAGGTGGAAATCCCCTGCTGGATCAATCCTGCATCTACCTGAGAGATGCCAGAAACCTGCAAACATTCCAGTCACTGCTGGGAAAGCACCGCATTGAAGATCCCGACCTTCGCATCCTGCATGCGGATATTTGTCGAGCCGACCTCCTGGTGGAGATTGAAACCCAGCAACCGCTCTGAGTCATTGCTGTGGTCTGCAGAGCGGGTGACTGGAAATCCGAAACTCAGTTAATGC is from Puniceicoccaceae bacterium and encodes:
- a CDS encoding class I adenylate-forming enzyme family protein, translated to MTSLLTRWERIVSRKGDCIALLGFPENQQLSFRELDALSREQAALLCQNLKDPASSIVAIQMESRIDWMISFLAVLRAGAMVLPIDATSTASECERILSHMRCNAWFSRSGLQHLRDDTHPQLKRQGVHLFKVTSGSTSTPKVIPFMQEQMMADASNILETMDIRASDIQFATIPLGHSYGLGSLVFPFVMQGIALVFNSIPLPGIIARELDLSRATVMPTIPGILQALARSDSCQLPSTLRLVVSAASPLSVEVALAFESRFGLRIHNFYGSSETGGIAYDSTGNMLVCSGAVGAPLRNVTVEISKRGRIRVRSDAVFTIGNRNREKGQGVQLLPDYGSLESGMLRLLGRSNRTVKHHGKRLDLAQIERILLEHDAVNEAFVAYDEKRHRVVAAVVGTVSWESLCQFVETQLAIWKRPKVIWITTNLPLTARGKPDRSAILQGIASEGKKLQY